One genomic window of Geoanaerobacter pelophilus includes the following:
- a CDS encoding fumarylacetoacetate hydrolase family protein, whose translation MKTARIKSGKEFAIGKILCIGRNYVDHIHELGNELPAAPVIFMKPASSVISDGESIVIPAYSNDCHHEGELAVLIGKTGKDIPLDEALEHVAGYGVAIDLTLRDVQGELKKKGLPWDIAKGFDTACPLSDFTPAEQIADPQQLQIRLSVNGEMRQDGPTSLMINPVREIIRHLSTIFTLEPGDIILTGTPAGVGRIISGDKLVAEIPGVARVEVSVAL comes from the coding sequence ATGAAAACCGCTCGCATCAAGTCAGGCAAAGAATTCGCCATCGGCAAGATCCTCTGCATCGGCAGAAACTATGTCGATCATATCCACGAACTCGGCAATGAACTGCCTGCCGCTCCGGTAATCTTTATGAAACCGGCCAGCTCGGTCATATCTGATGGCGAGAGCATCGTCATTCCCGCCTATTCTAATGATTGCCATCACGAAGGGGAACTGGCCGTGCTGATCGGCAAGACAGGCAAGGATATTCCTCTGGACGAAGCTCTGGAGCATGTTGCCGGCTACGGAGTTGCCATTGACCTGACCCTGCGGGATGTGCAGGGTGAATTGAAAAAGAAAGGACTCCCCTGGGATATTGCCAAGGGCTTTGACACTGCCTGCCCGCTGTCAGATTTTACGCCGGCGGAACAGATCGCGGACCCGCAGCAGCTGCAGATCCGCCTCTCAGTCAACGGCGAGATGCGCCAAGACGGTCCGACATCTTTGATGATCAACCCGGTCAGGGAGATCATCCGTCACCTCTCGACGATCTTCACTCTTGAGCCGGGAGATATCATCCTTACCGGAACCCCGGCAGGGGTCGGCAGGATCATATCCGGCGACAAGCTGGTAGCTGAGATTCCCGGGGTGGCTCGCGTTGAAGTATCAGTAGCCTTATAA
- a CDS encoding cold-shock protein has product MANGVVKWFNDSKGFGFIEQENGEDVFVHFSSIQGDGFKSLAEGQKVTFDIVQGAKGLQAANVNKA; this is encoded by the coding sequence ATGGCTAACGGTGTTGTTAAGTGGTTCAATGACAGCAAGGGGTTCGGTTTCATAGAGCAGGAGAACGGTGAGGATGTTTTCGTGCATTTCTCTTCGATCCAGGGTGATGGATTCAAGAGTTTGGCCGAAGGTCAAAAGGTAACTTTTGACATTGTGCAGGGAGCCAAAGGGCTTCAGGCTGCCAATGTGAACAAGGCCTAG
- the ppdK gene encoding pyruvate, phosphate dikinase, producing the protein MAKFVYFFGNGEADGRADMKNLLGGKGANLAEMTSIGLPVPPGFTITTEVCTEFYKNNSAYPAGLNDEVAANLKRVEQLMGRTFGDAVNPLLVSVRSGARASMPGMMDTVLNLGLNDTTVQGIIAQSGDERFAYDAYRRFVQMYSDVVMGMDKEALEHLLEQKKEEKGVHLDTDLTAADWKDLVAKFKARIREVLGQEFPEDPQEQLWGAIGAVFGSWMNQRAITYRKLNNIPADWGTAVNVQSMVFGNMGDDCATGVAFTRDPSTGDNYFYGEYLVNAQGEDVVAGIRTPQPINLHQKKEGDLPAMEEVLPECYQQLAGIRQILEKHYKDMQDIEFTIEKGKLYMLQTRNGKRTACAAIKIAVDMVKEGLIDEKAAILRVQPSQLDQLLHPSLDPKAPKKIIAKGLPASPGAAAGTAVFTADEAELLARNGQKVILVRIETSPEDIHGMHAAQGILTARGGMTSHAAVVARGMGKCCVAGCGDLKVDYASQSFTARHGVVIKKGDLITLDGSTGEVIMGEVATVPPQLTGDFATLMEWVDKYRKLKVRTNADTPNDSKVAREFGAEGIGLCRTEHMFFEADRIMAVREMILAEDLEGREKALAKILPMQKGDFIGIFREMKGLPVTIRLLDPPLHEFLPTEDKDIEALTKTLNVTTQQLKHKVEFLHEFNPMLGHRGCRLGLTYPEIYDMQVQAIMEAACELVKNEGFSIVPEIMIPLIATVSELKELKANAVAVCEEVMASYGVKLEYLIGTMIELPRAALTADEIATEAEFFSFGTNDLTQTTFGLSRDDAGKFLPFYVETNLLPEDPFVTLDQNGVGKLVKMACELGRSTRPEIKLGICGEHGGDPASVIFCHKVGLDYVSCSPFRVPIARLAAAHAVLAGN; encoded by the coding sequence ATGGCAAAATTCGTTTATTTCTTTGGGAATGGTGAAGCTGACGGAAGGGCAGACATGAAAAACCTTCTGGGAGGCAAGGGGGCGAACCTGGCGGAGATGACCAGCATCGGTCTTCCTGTTCCTCCGGGGTTTACCATTACCACCGAAGTCTGTACCGAGTTCTACAAAAATAACAGCGCTTACCCGGCTGGACTCAATGATGAGGTTGCTGCAAACCTGAAAAGGGTAGAGCAGCTCATGGGACGTACTTTTGGTGATGCCGTCAACCCGCTGTTGGTTTCAGTGCGCTCAGGAGCCAGGGCTTCGATGCCGGGGATGATGGACACGGTTCTCAACCTCGGTCTCAACGACACGACGGTTCAGGGGATAATTGCCCAGAGCGGCGACGAGCGATTTGCCTATGATGCTTACCGTCGCTTTGTCCAGATGTACTCGGATGTGGTCATGGGGATGGACAAAGAGGCCCTGGAACACCTTCTGGAGCAGAAGAAGGAGGAGAAAGGGGTGCATCTCGACACCGACTTGACTGCCGCAGACTGGAAGGATCTTGTTGCCAAGTTCAAGGCACGGATCAGGGAGGTACTGGGGCAGGAGTTTCCCGAAGATCCGCAGGAGCAGTTATGGGGGGCAATCGGCGCGGTTTTCGGATCATGGATGAACCAGAGGGCGATCACCTACCGCAAACTGAACAACATTCCGGCTGATTGGGGGACTGCGGTCAACGTCCAGTCCATGGTTTTCGGCAACATGGGGGACGACTGCGCAACAGGCGTAGCCTTCACCCGTGATCCTTCAACCGGTGACAACTATTTCTACGGCGAGTACCTGGTAAATGCCCAGGGTGAGGATGTCGTGGCCGGGATCAGGACACCCCAGCCGATTAACCTCCATCAGAAAAAGGAAGGCGATCTGCCGGCCATGGAAGAGGTGCTGCCGGAATGCTATCAGCAGTTGGCCGGTATCCGCCAGATACTGGAAAAGCATTATAAGGATATGCAGGACATCGAGTTTACTATCGAAAAAGGGAAGCTCTACATGCTGCAGACCCGCAACGGCAAGCGGACTGCCTGCGCAGCGATCAAGATCGCCGTTGACATGGTCAAAGAGGGGCTTATCGACGAAAAGGCTGCCATTCTCAGGGTTCAGCCGTCTCAGCTCGATCAGCTACTGCACCCGTCGCTTGATCCCAAAGCTCCCAAAAAGATTATTGCCAAAGGGTTGCCCGCATCTCCGGGTGCTGCGGCCGGTACCGCGGTGTTTACTGCGGATGAGGCGGAACTGCTGGCCCGCAATGGCCAGAAAGTAATACTGGTGAGAATTGAGACCAGTCCTGAGGATATCCATGGCATGCATGCCGCCCAGGGGATCTTGACGGCAAGAGGCGGCATGACCTCCCATGCTGCGGTTGTTGCTCGCGGCATGGGTAAGTGCTGTGTGGCAGGGTGTGGCGATCTCAAGGTGGATTATGCCAGCCAATCTTTCACTGCCCGCCATGGTGTGGTTATCAAAAAGGGTGACCTGATCACGCTCGATGGTTCTACCGGTGAGGTTATCATGGGTGAGGTTGCAACCGTGCCGCCACAGCTGACCGGGGATTTTGCCACACTGATGGAGTGGGTTGACAAGTACCGGAAACTCAAGGTTCGTACCAATGCCGACACCCCCAACGATTCAAAGGTTGCCAGGGAGTTCGGGGCAGAAGGTATTGGTCTGTGCCGCACCGAGCATATGTTTTTCGAGGCCGACCGGATCATGGCGGTGCGAGAGATGATCCTTGCCGAGGACCTGGAGGGGAGAGAGAAGGCGCTGGCCAAGATTCTGCCGATGCAGAAAGGTGACTTTATCGGCATTTTCCGCGAGATGAAGGGGCTTCCGGTAACGATTCGCCTGCTTGACCCGCCGTTGCACGAGTTCCTCCCTACTGAGGACAAGGACATCGAAGCGCTCACCAAGACCTTGAACGTGACAACTCAGCAGCTCAAGCACAAGGTTGAGTTCCTTCACGAATTCAACCCAATGCTCGGTCATCGCGGATGCCGGCTGGGTCTCACTTATCCGGAGATCTACGATATGCAGGTCCAGGCGATCATGGAAGCTGCTTGTGAGCTGGTTAAGAACGAAGGCTTCAGCATTGTGCCGGAAATAATGATTCCATTGATTGCCACCGTCTCCGAGCTGAAAGAGCTCAAGGCGAATGCTGTGGCTGTCTGTGAAGAGGTTATGGCCAGTTATGGGGTAAAGCTCGAATATCTCATCGGCACCATGATTGAGCTGCCGCGCGCGGCACTGACCGCTGACGAGATTGCCACTGAGGCGGAGTTCTTTTCCTTTGGTACCAATGACCTTACCCAGACAACCTTTGGCCTCTCCCGGGACGATGCCGGCAAGTTCCTGCCGTTCTATGTCGAGACCAACCTGCTCCCGGAAGACCCATTTGTTACGTTGGACCAGAACGGCGTCGGCAAACTGGTGAAAATGGCCTGTGAGCTGGGCCGGTCAACGCGTCCGGAAATTAAGCTGGGAATCTGCGGCGAGCATGGCGGCGATCCGGCATCAGTTATTTTCTGCCACAAGGTAGGGCTAGATTACGTTTCCTGCTCCCCGTTCCGAGTGCCTATTGCCCGTCTGGCAGCGGCTCATGCGGTTTTGGCTGGTAACTGA
- the glyS gene encoding glycine--tRNA ligase subunit beta, with protein sequence MARELFLEIGTEEIPAGFLPKAMADMDALIRRELDNARLEFAEIKTLATPRRLALCVKGIPAVQPDAETTAMGPAKNIAFGPDGKPSKAAEGFARGQGVDVSDLQLIATDKGEYVAAVKKETGRPSHELMAEILPRLMSGISFRKSMHWGDFDVRFARPIHWIVALFDGVVVPFSFGPIESGSVSRGHRFMANTPFPVRDFNHYLEECERHFVIPDPAVRKEIIRRETHRVAKVAGGQLLPDEGLLEEVTYLVEYPSVVHGTFSQDFLAVPKEVLVTSMRSHQRYFSIVDDNGRLMPGFITINNTLTEDPTVVVKGNERVLRARLSDARFFFEEDRKVKLESRVESLKSVVYQQKLGTSYEKMERFKALAEGLADKFNPALKAKVGRAAYLCKADLVSAMVGEFPEVQGIMGREYALHDGEDADVASAIAEHYLPTQAGGDLPTSDIGAFVSLADKMDTICGCFGVGLIPTGSADPYALRRAALGIINIILEKEYRESLNGFVKASLDLLEPKLTRKREEVHADVLEFFKGRFVNLMADRYPSDVVDAVVAVGCDDLVDAAARIAALAAFKGRDDFEPLAVAFKRVCNIVKDGVDAGVDAALFQDPVEGALNDAFAGVKAKVAAAVAKQEYVAALADIATLRPPVDAFFDKVMVMAEDERVRTNRLALLTGIARLFGGIADFSRIAA encoded by the coding sequence ATGGCCAGAGAACTTTTTCTTGAAATAGGCACCGAAGAGATCCCGGCCGGCTTTCTCCCGAAGGCAATGGCCGATATGGATGCCCTGATTCGTAGGGAGCTGGATAATGCCAGGCTGGAATTCGCTGAGATCAAGACTCTCGCGACCCCCCGCCGTTTGGCGCTTTGCGTCAAGGGGATTCCTGCGGTTCAGCCTGATGCCGAGACTACAGCCATGGGGCCGGCGAAAAATATCGCCTTCGGTCCGGATGGCAAACCGAGCAAGGCAGCTGAGGGGTTTGCCCGTGGCCAGGGAGTCGATGTCAGTGACTTGCAACTGATTGCCACTGACAAAGGCGAGTATGTCGCGGCAGTGAAAAAGGAGACCGGCAGGCCCTCCCACGAATTAATGGCAGAGATCCTCCCGCGGCTTATGAGCGGTATCTCTTTCAGGAAGTCAATGCACTGGGGTGATTTCGATGTCCGTTTTGCCCGACCGATCCACTGGATTGTGGCCCTGTTCGACGGCGTTGTGGTGCCGTTCAGTTTCGGTCCCATTGAAAGCGGCAGCGTCTCCAGGGGACACCGCTTCATGGCCAACACCCCGTTCCCGGTACGCGATTTCAATCACTACCTGGAAGAGTGCGAGCGCCACTTTGTCATACCTGACCCCGCCGTCCGCAAAGAGATCATCAGGCGTGAGACGCACCGTGTAGCCAAGGTTGCCGGTGGGCAGCTGCTCCCGGACGAAGGGCTCCTCGAAGAGGTGACCTACCTGGTCGAGTATCCGAGCGTTGTTCACGGTACCTTTTCCCAGGATTTCCTCGCAGTGCCGAAAGAGGTGCTGGTAACCTCGATGCGGAGCCACCAGCGTTACTTCTCCATAGTTGACGATAATGGCCGTCTCATGCCAGGGTTCATTACTATCAACAATACCCTGACCGAAGACCCGACTGTTGTGGTCAAGGGTAACGAGCGGGTGCTCAGGGCCCGTCTCTCCGATGCCCGCTTCTTCTTTGAGGAAGATCGGAAGGTGAAGCTTGAAAGCCGCGTAGAGTCACTGAAGTCAGTGGTCTACCAGCAGAAGCTGGGGACGTCTTATGAAAAGATGGAGCGCTTCAAGGCTCTCGCTGAAGGGTTGGCTGACAAGTTTAATCCTGCTCTCAAGGCAAAAGTTGGCCGCGCAGCCTATCTCTGTAAGGCCGATCTTGTCTCCGCTATGGTCGGCGAGTTCCCTGAGGTTCAGGGAATCATGGGCCGGGAATACGCACTGCATGACGGCGAGGATGCTGACGTGGCTTCTGCCATCGCCGAGCATTACCTGCCGACCCAGGCCGGTGGCGACCTGCCGACCAGTGACATCGGCGCCTTTGTTTCCCTGGCCGACAAGATGGATACCATCTGCGGTTGCTTCGGCGTAGGCCTCATTCCGACCGGATCGGCAGATCCTTATGCCCTGCGTCGGGCTGCTTTAGGGATAATCAATATTATTCTTGAGAAGGAGTACCGGGAGTCGCTGAACGGTTTTGTCAAGGCGTCCCTTGATCTCCTTGAGCCGAAGCTCACCCGAAAGCGGGAAGAGGTCCATGCCGACGTGCTGGAGTTCTTTAAAGGGCGCTTTGTCAACCTGATGGCGGATCGCTATCCGTCAGATGTCGTCGATGCTGTTGTTGCCGTAGGCTGTGACGACTTGGTGGACGCTGCTGCCCGCATTGCCGCGCTTGCCGCTTTCAAGGGGCGCGACGACTTTGAGCCTCTGGCAGTAGCCTTTAAAAGGGTATGCAACATCGTCAAGGACGGGGTTGACGCCGGAGTTGATGCTGCGCTCTTTCAGGATCCGGTAGAAGGTGCACTGAATGACGCCTTTGCCGGAGTCAAGGCAAAGGTCGCTGCTGCAGTGGCTAAACAGGAGTATGTTGCAGCGCTTGCGGATATTGCCACGCTGCGCCCCCCGGTTGACGCCTTCTTCGACAAGGTCATGGTCATGGCGGAAGATGAACGGGTCAGAACCAACCGGCTGGCCCTGTTGACGGGTATAGCCAGACTGTTCGGCGGCATCGCCGATTTTTCGAGAATTGCCGCATAG
- the glyQ gene encoding glycine--tRNA ligase subunit alpha, whose amino-acid sequence MTFQDMILSLQGYWAGQGCVIQQPYDTEKGAGTFNPATFLRVLGPEPWNVAYVEPSRRPTDGRYGENPNRLQHYYQFQVIMKPSPQNILDLYLDSLRAFGINPNQHDIRFVEDDWESPTLGAWGLGWEVWLDGMEITQFTYFQQAGGIDLKPVAGEITYGCERIAMYLQGVDNVYDLEWTKGIKYGDIHHMTEVEFSTYNFEEANVALLLESFTNFEKECIRLVAKELVFPAYDFVMKCSHTFNLLDARGAISVTERASYIGRVRNVAKLCAEAYVRQRERLGYPLLKGGR is encoded by the coding sequence GTGACCTTTCAGGACATGATACTCTCGCTTCAAGGCTATTGGGCCGGACAGGGATGCGTTATTCAGCAGCCCTATGATACGGAAAAGGGGGCAGGAACGTTCAATCCGGCCACTTTCCTCAGGGTGCTCGGACCGGAGCCATGGAATGTCGCCTATGTAGAGCCTTCCCGTAGGCCCACGGACGGCCGTTATGGCGAGAATCCCAACAGGCTCCAGCATTATTACCAGTTTCAGGTGATAATGAAGCCATCTCCGCAAAACATCCTTGATCTCTACCTCGACTCCCTGCGCGCGTTCGGCATCAACCCGAACCAGCATGATATCCGCTTTGTGGAAGATGACTGGGAATCGCCTACTCTGGGCGCCTGGGGCCTTGGTTGGGAGGTCTGGCTTGACGGGATGGAGATCACGCAATTTACCTATTTCCAGCAGGCCGGGGGCATAGATCTCAAGCCGGTTGCCGGGGAGATTACCTACGGCTGCGAGCGGATCGCCATGTATCTTCAGGGGGTGGACAATGTCTATGACCTGGAGTGGACCAAGGGGATCAAGTATGGCGATATCCATCACATGACAGAGGTGGAGTTCTCGACCTACAACTTTGAAGAAGCCAACGTAGCGCTGTTGCTCGAATCGTTCACCAACTTTGAGAAGGAATGCATCAGGCTTGTGGCAAAGGAGCTGGTGTTCCCTGCCTATGACTTTGTCATGAAATGCTCCCATACCTTTAACCTGCTGGATGCCCGCGGCGCTATTTCCGTCACCGAACGGGCGTCGTATATCGGCCGGGTACGGAATGTCGCTAAACTCTGCGCCGAGGCTTACGTCCGACAGCGCGAGCGCCTGGGCTATCCGCTCCTGAAGGGGGGACGTTAA
- the rplI gene encoding 50S ribosomal protein L9, which translates to MKVILKENLENLGHIGDIVKVAPGYARNFLLPRGFAIEATLKNAKALEHAKRQMEYKKNKVLELAKGVAAKIEALTLTLTHQAGEEGKLFGAVTNMELAEKLKEAGLEIDRKKIVTDPIKQTGEFTAIVKLHPEVTATLKVVVNKAE; encoded by the coding sequence ATGAAAGTTATTCTGAAGGAAAACCTGGAAAATCTCGGACACATCGGTGATATCGTAAAAGTTGCTCCTGGCTATGCCCGCAATTTCCTGCTTCCGCGCGGCTTTGCCATTGAAGCGACTCTCAAGAATGCCAAAGCGCTCGAACATGCCAAGAGGCAGATGGAGTACAAGAAGAACAAGGTTCTTGAGCTCGCCAAAGGTGTTGCTGCCAAGATCGAAGCCCTTACCCTGACCCTGACACACCAGGCAGGTGAAGAAGGCAAGCTTTTCGGCGCTGTTACCAACATGGAATTGGCTGAGAAGCTTAAAGAAGCAGGACTGGAGATCGATCGCAAGAAAATCGTGACCGATCCGATCAAGCAGACCGGTGAATTCACTGCCATTGTAAAACTCCATCCTGAAGTGACTGCTACTCTTAAAGTTGTAGTAAACAAAGCAGAATAG
- a CDS encoding YybS family protein, which produces MNLPSKGILLDILKGSAATVALFLAYASLPLVGVLGGMLAPLPATFYSLRLGRGAGGAIVIVSASLLGLVADSRILVLYLLQAATVSVLLPIFLQAKGVARSIVLAAASSLAIMVIASFGYSMVSGINLDAEIQKWLGAGIAQTAALYSKSGLKDAELQALKDGLQQAGSVMVRVYPAMLAISQAFIVIITMLAIAGFVRRGQLQLAMGEFSEFRNSDHLIWLLIVSGFALLIPDALVARVALNVLLVVCFAYFFQGLAVMANFFTRFAVPAVGRFLFYTFLVLQPYLLAGVAILGIFDMWGNFRAPKQQNL; this is translated from the coding sequence GTGAATCTCCCCTCCAAGGGAATTCTTCTGGATATTCTCAAGGGGAGTGCGGCAACTGTTGCTCTCTTTCTGGCGTATGCATCATTGCCGCTTGTAGGGGTGTTGGGTGGAATGCTGGCTCCGTTGCCGGCCACCTTTTATTCATTGAGACTCGGTAGAGGTGCTGGCGGAGCAATCGTGATTGTCTCCGCCTCTCTGCTGGGTTTGGTTGCCGATTCCAGGATTCTCGTTCTGTATCTGCTCCAGGCAGCAACTGTGTCAGTTTTGCTTCCCATCTTTCTCCAGGCGAAAGGCGTGGCAAGGTCTATTGTCCTTGCTGCAGCAAGCAGTCTGGCGATTATGGTTATTGCCAGCTTTGGCTATTCGATGGTCAGCGGCATCAACCTTGATGCCGAGATTCAGAAATGGCTCGGCGCCGGGATAGCCCAGACCGCTGCTCTTTACAGCAAAAGCGGGCTTAAGGATGCCGAACTGCAGGCACTGAAGGACGGGTTGCAGCAGGCCGGTTCGGTCATGGTGCGGGTATATCCGGCAATGCTTGCCATTAGCCAGGCGTTCATTGTCATTATAACCATGCTGGCCATTGCCGGTTTCGTCAGGCGGGGTCAACTGCAGCTTGCAATGGGTGAGTTCAGCGAATTCCGTAACTCAGACCATCTGATCTGGCTATTGATTGTCTCGGGATTTGCTTTACTGATTCCAGATGCACTGGTGGCCAGAGTCGCTCTTAATGTTCTCCTGGTTGTATGTTTCGCCTATTTCTTCCAGGGGCTTGCTGTGATGGCGAATTTTTTCACCCGGTTTGCAGTTCCTGCTGTCGGGAGATTTCTTTTCTATACCTTTCTGGTGTTGCAGCCATACCTGCTTGCAGGGGTTGCAATACTGGGGATTTTCGACATGTGGGGGAACTTCAGGGCCCCCAAACAACAAAACCTGTGA
- the rpsR gene encoding 30S ribosomal protein S18, whose protein sequence is MSEERPQRSSGPRKKRPFQRRKVCRFCADKQVSIDYKDPRTLRYFITERGKIIPRRISGNCSKHQREITEAVKRARNLALLPLAGSHVMP, encoded by the coding sequence ATGAGTGAAGAGAGACCACAGAGAAGTTCAGGGCCCAGGAAAAAACGCCCGTTTCAGCGTCGCAAGGTATGCCGCTTTTGCGCCGACAAGCAAGTTTCCATCGATTACAAGGATCCGAGAACCCTTCGTTACTTCATTACTGAGCGTGGGAAAATTATTCCGCGCCGTATTTCCGGTAACTGCTCCAAGCATCAAAGAGAGATTACCGAGGCTGTCAAGCGAGCACGCAACCTTGCCCTTCTGCCGCTGGCCGGCTCGCATGTAATGCCGTAG
- the rpsF gene encoding 30S ribosomal protein S6, which yields MKRMYETIYIVQPELADDELKGLTAKVQEIVTSMKGDLKKLDDWGLRKLSYPIEKFVRGRYFYLRFDGDAPLIAELERKLRLDDKVIRYQSVKLEKEAAAPVAAQPAAPEAEAPAASEE from the coding sequence ATGAAAAGGATGTATGAGACGATTTATATCGTCCAGCCTGAACTGGCGGATGACGAGCTCAAAGGGCTCACTGCCAAGGTTCAGGAAATTGTAACCAGTATGAAGGGTGACCTGAAGAAGCTTGATGACTGGGGGCTCAGGAAGCTTTCCTATCCCATCGAGAAGTTCGTCCGCGGGCGCTATTTCTATCTCCGTTTTGACGGGGATGCCCCACTGATTGCCGAACTGGAGCGGAAGCTGCGTCTGGACGACAAAGTCATTCGTTACCAGAGCGTCAAATTGGAGAAGGAGGCAGCTGCGCCTGTTGCGGCACAGCCTGCAGCTCCTGAGGCAGAGGCCCCTGCGGCTTCCGAGGAATAA
- a CDS encoding chemotaxis protein CheX, protein MSNNAITFEEIMFTIMSATQDTFKSYLGMEIFAGKVEKKIEPVDSDVVGIIGVAGERVGYIMFATGKDSALLVSKELLMMDDPDEESVRDAIGELTNNIAGVFKTKYHEYYGSVALGLPLVVSGKIRPLSEPPEPAAEKPSMNVQCKGVTIPFRSMDGRVEFRVMVYM, encoded by the coding sequence GTGTCTAATAATGCTATTACCTTTGAAGAAATAATGTTTACGATCATGTCTGCCACCCAAGACACGTTTAAAAGCTATCTCGGCATGGAGATCTTTGCCGGCAAGGTTGAGAAAAAGATCGAGCCTGTGGATTCCGATGTTGTCGGAATTATCGGCGTTGCCGGTGAGCGGGTCGGTTACATCATGTTTGCTACTGGCAAGGATTCGGCGCTGCTGGTTTCCAAGGAACTGTTGATGATGGACGATCCGGATGAGGAGTCTGTACGTGATGCCATTGGCGAGTTGACCAATAATATTGCCGGGGTATTCAAGACCAAATACCACGAGTATTACGGGAGCGTGGCTCTTGGCCTGCCACTGGTTGTCTCCGGAAAGATCCGGCCATTGTCTGAACCGCCGGAGCCGGCAGCGGAAAAGCCCAGCATGAATGTGCAGTGCAAAGGGGTGACGATCCCTTTCAGATCTATGGATGGACGGGTGGAGTTCCGGGTAATGGTCTATATGTAA
- a CDS encoding PilZ domain-containing protein, giving the protein MGEARRFTRIPYQSEVLMNANGQWFRGLSENLSLYGIYIKSNERLKLDSIVELTIYLPGSDDTTNDDNYIDVNSVVVRQDQEGIGCEFRQVDVDAFLNLKNVISSRCDNKTLVMDEFYSYLSRKELLAS; this is encoded by the coding sequence ATGGGCGAGGCAAGGAGATTCACCAGAATACCATATCAGTCCGAAGTCCTCATGAATGCCAATGGTCAATGGTTCCGAGGTTTGTCGGAAAACCTTTCACTGTATGGTATCTACATCAAGTCGAATGAAAGACTCAAGCTGGACTCTATCGTTGAACTCACCATTTACCTTCCCGGCAGTGACGACACCACAAACGACGATAACTACATCGACGTTAACAGCGTTGTCGTTCGTCAAGATCAGGAAGGTATCGGCTGCGAATTCAGACAGGTCGATGTTGACGCATTTCTCAATCTCAAGAACGTCATAAGTTCCCGATGTGACAACAAAACCCTGGTTATGGATGAATTTTACAGCTATTTATCGCGCAAAGAACTGCTTGCATCCTAA
- a CDS encoding ChaN family lipoprotein, producing MKIIMRLLGRLATVTIFLFSAGCMSAGKVVPGAPFQRVADNRQVGFHEMLADFRGSRVVFIGELHDNPGHHQLQLEVINGLHRSGAKIAIALEMFRAEDQLQLDSWVSGNLGILEFMDVYRRNWTLPWGLYDSIFLYARNNGIPLIAMNAPDKVMQKVYRQGFQALTAEERRLLPSEVTCSVDKPYMNFVRRNFVWHSSDEATFIHFCEAQLLRNKFMAHHLSAYLDRNPGEIVVVVTGVGHAMRRGIPDELAELKPVKMKILMPPLHELAAESLQKGDADYLTKM from the coding sequence GTGAAAATCATCATGCGATTATTAGGCCGGCTTGCGACGGTTACAATCTTCCTCTTCTCGGCGGGATGCATGTCTGCCGGCAAAGTGGTTCCCGGTGCGCCATTCCAGCGGGTTGCCGATAATCGCCAGGTGGGTTTTCATGAAATGCTCGCAGATTTTCGCGGTTCACGTGTGGTTTTCATCGGCGAACTTCATGATAATCCGGGACACCACCAGCTGCAACTCGAGGTGATAAACGGGCTGCACCGCTCAGGGGCAAAGATAGCGATTGCGCTGGAGATGTTTCGCGCCGAAGACCAGCTGCAGCTTGATAGCTGGGTAAGCGGCAACCTGGGGATTCTGGAGTTTATGGATGTTTATCGTCGCAACTGGACACTGCCGTGGGGACTCTATGATTCCATTTTTCTGTATGCCAGGAATAACGGGATTCCGTTGATTGCCATGAACGCGCCGGATAAAGTCATGCAAAAGGTTTATCGCCAAGGCTTTCAGGCGCTGACTGCCGAAGAAAGAAGGCTGTTGCCTTCGGAAGTCACCTGTAGCGTAGATAAGCCGTACATGAATTTCGTGCGCCGGAACTTTGTGTGGCACAGTAGCGATGAGGCTACCTTTATTCATTTCTGTGAGGCGCAGCTTCTCAGAAACAAGTTTATGGCCCATCACCTGTCTGCTTACCTTGATCGCAATCCGGGGGAAATAGTGGTTGTTGTTACCGGGGTGGGGCACGCCATGCGCAGAGGTATTCCCGACGAACTCGCCGAGCTGAAACCGGTGAAGATGAAGATACTGATGCCGCCTCTACATGAGCTTGCTGCTGAGTCGCTGCAGAAAGGGGATGCGGATTATCTTACTAAGATGTAA